A portion of the Chryseobacterium tructae genome contains these proteins:
- a CDS encoding single-stranded DNA-binding protein, whose translation MSLRNKVTLIGYTGKEVEMVNFENGNVKASVSLATSDHYTNAKGEKVEETQWHNLIAFGKVAEIMEKYVPKGKEIAIEGKLTYRSYDDKDGVKRYITEIRVDEILLLGGK comes from the coding sequence ATGTCACTAAGAAACAAAGTAACATTAATTGGTTACACAGGTAAAGAAGTTGAAATGGTAAACTTCGAAAACGGAAATGTAAAAGCAAGTGTATCTTTAGCTACCAGCGATCATTACACCAATGCTAAAGGTGAAAAAGTGGAAGAAACACAATGGCACAACCTGATTGCTTTCGGGAAAGTTGCGGAGATTATGGAAAAGTATGTTCCTAAAGGAAAAGAAATTGCTATTGAAGGTAAGCTTACGTACAGATCTTATGATGATAAGGATGGTGTAAAGCGTTACATTACGGAAATTCGTGTAGATGAGATCCTGTTGCTGGGAGGTAAATAA
- a CDS encoding HRDC domain-containing protein gives MMKVKVFKIRLPEEFLYKDQKMLDDFLEGNEIIKVETAFVNDECYWSVILYFEEQKLVKNTVKEPKVVKYSAENDLLNSDEEKILDALKLWRSEKAREQNLPSYFIASNKELMSVAKYKPARKEELLEIKGFGKHKIENYGEEILEILENV, from the coding sequence ATGATGAAAGTAAAAGTTTTTAAAATAAGACTTCCCGAGGAGTTTCTCTACAAAGATCAGAAAATGCTCGATGATTTTCTGGAAGGTAATGAGATTATAAAAGTGGAAACCGCTTTTGTAAACGATGAATGTTATTGGTCTGTGATTCTGTATTTTGAAGAACAAAAGTTAGTGAAAAATACAGTGAAAGAGCCAAAAGTTGTTAAATATTCTGCAGAAAATGACTTGCTTAATTCTGATGAAGAAAAGATCCTGGATGCCTTGAAGCTTTGGAGATCAGAAAAAGCCAGGGAACAAAATCTGCCAAGCTACTTCATTGCAAGTAATAAAGAACTGATGTCTGTAGCTAAGTATAAACCTGCCAGAAAAGAAGAACTATTGGAGATCAAAGGATTCGGAAAACATAAAATTGAAAATTATGGCGAAGAAATACTGGAAATTCTTGAAAATGTTTGA
- the hisS gene encoding histidine--tRNA ligase translates to MKPSLAKGTRDFTAQEVSRRKYIINILQNNFELFGFQPLETPSFENLSTLTGKYGEEGDRLIFKILNSSINEAKEEKKHQMLNDFQRALEKPFSAESLTDKALRYDLTVPFARFVAMNHGKLTFPFKRFQIQPVWRADRPQKGRYREFYQCDADVVGSESLLQEVDLVQLYLKSFADLRVPVTIHMNNRKILSGLAEYAGITDKLIDFTVALDKLDKIGKEGVVKELLEREISQESIDKLDFLFSQSDDALENLLQLKEKFVGNEIGLKGVEELEFVLTQSLSLGVDMQNLVFNITLARGLDYYTGAIFEVKADEVAMGSIGGGGRYDNLTEVFGVKNIPGIGISFGLDRIYLVMEELNLFPEEASSKIEYLFANFGGEETTEALKLIMQLRSKGISAELYPENAKINKQFTYAEKKGIKNLVFLGEEELKNGTITFKDLVAGEQKTLSLNEFLG, encoded by the coding sequence ATGAAGCCAAGTTTAGCAAAAGGAACGAGAGATTTTACGGCACAGGAAGTTTCCAGAAGAAAATATATTATCAATATTTTGCAGAATAATTTTGAATTATTCGGATTTCAGCCATTGGAAACACCAAGCTTTGAAAATCTTTCTACTTTAACAGGAAAGTACGGAGAAGAAGGAGATCGTCTGATTTTTAAAATTCTTAATTCAAGTATTAACGAAGCAAAGGAAGAAAAGAAGCATCAAATGCTTAATGACTTCCAGAGAGCATTAGAGAAGCCTTTCAGTGCAGAAAGTTTGACAGATAAGGCACTTCGTTATGACCTTACCGTACCTTTTGCAAGATTTGTAGCGATGAATCATGGCAAATTGACATTCCCGTTCAAGCGTTTCCAAATCCAACCGGTATGGAGAGCAGATCGACCTCAGAAAGGAAGATACAGAGAGTTTTATCAGTGTGATGCAGATGTTGTAGGAAGTGAAAGTTTACTACAAGAAGTAGATTTGGTTCAGTTATATTTAAAATCATTTGCTGATTTGAGAGTACCTGTTACCATTCACATGAACAACAGAAAAATCCTTTCCGGATTAGCTGAATATGCAGGAATTACGGATAAACTGATCGATTTTACAGTCGCTTTAGATAAGCTGGATAAAATTGGAAAAGAGGGAGTTGTTAAGGAATTATTGGAAAGAGAAATCTCTCAGGAATCTATTGATAAATTAGACTTTTTATTCAGCCAATCTGATGATGCTTTGGAAAACTTACTTCAGTTGAAAGAAAAATTTGTAGGTAACGAGATCGGATTGAAAGGAGTAGAGGAATTAGAGTTTGTTCTTACACAATCTTTGAGCCTTGGGGTTGATATGCAGAATCTAGTATTCAACATTACTTTAGCCAGAGGTCTTGATTACTATACCGGAGCTATTTTCGAAGTGAAAGCAGATGAGGTAGCGATGGGATCTATTGGTGGCGGTGGTAGATATGACAACCTTACAGAAGTATTTGGGGTGAAAAACATCCCTGGAATTGGTATTTCTTTCGGATTAGATAGAATTTATCTGGTAATGGAAGAACTGAACCTTTTCCCTGAAGAAGCTTCTTCTAAAATAGAATATCTGTTTGCTAATTTTGGAGGTGAAGAGACTACAGAAGCTCTGAAATTAATCATGCAATTAAGATCAAAAGGAATTTCAGCAGAACTGTACCCTGAAAATGCAAAAATCAATAAGCAGTTTACTTATGCAGAGAAGAAAGGAATTAAAAACCTTGTTTTCTTAGGTGAAGAAGAGCTTAAAAATGGTACAATAACCTTTAAGGATCTTGTAGCTGGAGAACAGAAAACGCTTTCTTTGAACGAATTTCTAGGATAA
- a CDS encoding PH domain-containing protein, producing the protein MLKKGSDVHQFKTEIFRINPNLPDYSGVVLWGVFETIQYEKLMHIVFGKHDQRGYGTLISTDKRLIFIDAGIDEVLFKESIFLEDINSINFSPSNNIMTIVIPQKTIEIELDHPQSGVPFCEVVHQLISRSKKMEIPDISIILDLVERLGTLKQKGILTDEEFSQEKAKLFSKL; encoded by the coding sequence TTGCTAAAGAAAGGTTCGGATGTTCATCAGTTTAAAACAGAGATTTTTAGAATTAACCCCAATCTTCCTGATTATTCAGGTGTAGTTTTATGGGGTGTTTTTGAAACGATCCAATATGAAAAACTGATGCATATTGTTTTTGGAAAGCACGATCAGCGAGGCTACGGAACACTTATTTCTACAGACAAAAGATTAATTTTCATTGATGCCGGAATTGATGAGGTGTTATTTAAAGAGAGTATTTTCCTTGAAGATATTAATTCAATTAATTTTTCTCCTTCAAATAATATAATGACCATTGTTATTCCACAAAAAACAATTGAAATTGAGCTAGATCATCCACAATCTGGAGTCCCTTTTTGTGAAGTTGTGCATCAGTTGATAAGCCGTTCTAAGAAGATGGAAATTCCGGATATTTCTATAATCCTGGATCTTGTAGAAAGGCTTGGGACATTGAAACAAAAAGGTATTCTGACAGACGAAGAATTTTCACAAGAAAAAGCTAAATTATTTAGTAAACTATAA
- a CDS encoding SHOCT domain-containing protein, producing the protein MQNIKYQIKYINPDLLLWASEDIEQLSDILMEDEKMIHIIDGLFEGTAGLLFSTNSRIIFKGSGVDFIEVIPHEKITLIQYQNSQKIIELYTQEQQYQFEIKDLFFAEQFCKTVNAFIKGEESTELSKDSIFELLERLGKLKQNGILTDEEFTDQKKKLLDKL; encoded by the coding sequence ATGCAAAATATAAAGTATCAGATCAAATATATTAACCCGGATTTATTATTGTGGGCATCAGAAGATATAGAACAGCTTTCAGATATTCTGATGGAAGATGAGAAAATGATTCATATTATTGATGGATTGTTTGAGGGTACAGCAGGACTGCTTTTTTCAACAAACAGCCGTATCATTTTTAAAGGAAGCGGTGTAGACTTTATAGAAGTGATTCCTCATGAAAAAATTACTTTGATACAATATCAGAATTCTCAGAAAATTATTGAACTGTATACACAGGAGCAGCAATATCAGTTTGAAATAAAAGATCTATTTTTTGCAGAACAATTTTGTAAAACAGTTAATGCTTTTATTAAAGGGGAGGAGAGTACAGAACTTTCTAAAGACTCTATATTTGAACTTCTGGAAAGGCTCGGAAAGCTAAAACAAAACGGTATTCTTACCGATGAAGAATTTACTGATCAAAAGAAAAAATTATTGGATAAATTATAA
- a CDS encoding DUF4428 domain-containing protein produces MNTICALCGTPLTSTDMLVGKNKLADGGYLCAECFNKAITINRDLINNLHQFYFAEITGMFLKSKIDGSQSSGTPSSGAGNYEYDAPTRLDEIKTRL; encoded by the coding sequence ATGAATACTATTTGTGCATTGTGCGGAACTCCGCTAACGTCTACGGATATGCTTGTTGGAAAAAATAAACTTGCAGATGGCGGCTATTTGTGTGCTGAATGTTTTAATAAAGCCATTACAATTAATAGAGACCTTATCAATAACCTGCATCAGTTTTATTTTGCTGAAATAACAGGAATGTTCCTTAAAAGCAAAATTGATGGGAGCCAGAGTTCAGGAACTCCATCTTCAGGAGCGGGCAACTATGAGTATGATGCTCCCACCAGACTAGACGAAATAAAGACCAGATTGTAG
- a CDS encoding PH domain-containing protein, protein MDSNERLIAIAECINLRNNREGIIFSTQWRVIFMDKKFLGGVVKNEYTHKDITSLDQVENLLYSVLRVNTREGTVEFNCIIKVMEDHSVIV, encoded by the coding sequence CTGGATTCGAATGAACGATTGATTGCCATTGCAGAATGTATCAATCTTCGTAATAACAGGGAAGGAATTATTTTTTCAACCCAATGGAGAGTTATTTTCATGGATAAAAAATTTCTGGGTGGGGTGGTAAAAAACGAATATACCCATAAAGACATTACTTCTCTGGATCAGGTTGAAAATCTTTTATATTCAGTATTAAGAGTCAATACAAGAGAAGGTACTGTTGAGTTTAACTGCATAATAAAGGTGATGGAAGATCATTCTGTGATAGTGTAA
- a CDS encoding SHOCT domain-containing protein — protein sequence MEKLGKLRQMGVLSEEEFSVQKAKLLERL from the coding sequence CTGGAAAAACTTGGAAAACTAAGACAAATGGGCGTTTTAAGCGAAGAAGAATTCTCGGTGCAGAAAGCAAAATTATTAGAAAGACTTTAA
- a CDS encoding SHOCT domain-containing protein, protein MNTSCALCGLPLTPMDTVLGENKLSDGGILCNKCLNKATAVNKDLVHSLINYNVAEIRELVWGESIEEVEDIEEENVTETSMSHTSITFSHTSVRFSIGKTKPTRSDEIQEQIFALNVKLSSSVNDEVGELAKVLDKDEKLVAIADARYLHNNANGLLVATQRRVVFLNRKFFGSVYKKEFLHQNIHTVSDGKGENPSLLKMITNESTTDFILNSSHATHIFCEAIESYINSSGNKQKQQAANPEFQSPKPVQKEDPSTVFDKLEKLGRLRDNGILTDDEFAEQKKKLLDKL, encoded by the coding sequence ATGAACACAAGTTGTGCTCTTTGTGGACTCCCGTTAACTCCAATGGATACTGTTCTGGGCGAGAATAAGCTTTCAGATGGTGGAATTTTATGCAATAAATGTCTGAATAAAGCAACAGCTGTTAATAAAGATCTGGTGCATAGTCTAATAAATTACAATGTAGCGGAGATCAGAGAGTTGGTGTGGGGTGAAAGTATTGAAGAAGTAGAGGACATTGAGGAAGAAAATGTGACAGAGACTTCAATGTCTCATACCAGCATAACATTTTCCCATACTTCTGTGCGGTTTTCGATTGGCAAAACAAAACCTACAAGATCTGATGAAATTCAAGAACAGATTTTTGCCTTAAATGTTAAACTCAGTTCTTCTGTGAATGATGAAGTGGGTGAACTTGCAAAGGTTTTAGATAAAGATGAGAAACTTGTTGCAATTGCAGATGCCAGGTATTTGCACAATAATGCCAATGGACTTCTGGTAGCAACGCAACGTAGAGTCGTTTTTCTTAATAGAAAGTTTTTTGGGAGTGTATACAAAAAAGAATTCTTACATCAAAATATCCATACAGTGTCAGATGGTAAAGGAGAAAACCCTTCTTTACTAAAAATGATTACGAATGAATCCACCACTGATTTTATTCTTAATAGCAGCCATGCAACACACATATTTTGTGAGGCAATAGAAAGCTATATAAACAGTTCCGGAAACAAACAAAAACAACAGGCTGCAAATCCTGAATTCCAGTCACCGAAACCGGTACAAAAAGAAGATCCTTCAACTGTTTTTGATAAGCTCGAAAAATTAGGTAGATTAAGAGACAATGGAATTTTAACAGATGATGAATTTGCAGAGCAGAAGAAGAAACTGCTGGATAAATTATAA
- a CDS encoding PH domain-containing protein produces the protein MSNICSLCNTELTSMDTLLGENKLSDGGVLCNKCLDKISYINQEVLYNLNQFNIGDIHRIIQNKNTEQNVPAVTQEILPMAIDEEPQDLSKDVYKRRKQKIKTELERLNASLSVFTKGEIKELPYLISEEEKIIGITDAQFVNTLAAGILVATSKRMISVSKAMFGDAKINDYPNEAIRSVSFVTDPRSPIIKIHLDERVVEFECFMDKEDAEKFYSIISPIYNNLIQQPQQEVSPVDANTNANANANTAVNATLSLEIIEKLEKLGKLRENGILTDTEFTEQKRKLLAQLK, from the coding sequence ATGAGTAATATTTGTTCATTATGTAATACCGAATTAACCTCTATGGATACGCTTCTGGGAGAAAATAAACTTTCAGACGGTGGAGTGCTATGCAATAAATGTTTGGATAAAATAAGCTATATCAATCAGGAAGTATTGTATAATCTGAATCAGTTCAATATCGGTGATATTCACCGAATCATTCAAAATAAAAATACAGAACAAAATGTACCTGCTGTAACTCAAGAGATTCTTCCTATGGCCATAGATGAAGAACCACAAGATCTATCTAAGGATGTATACAAAAGAAGAAAACAGAAAATAAAAACAGAACTGGAAAGACTGAATGCCAGCCTTTCTGTATTTACCAAAGGTGAGATCAAAGAGCTTCCTTATCTGATTTCCGAGGAAGAGAAGATCATTGGCATTACAGATGCTCAGTTTGTCAATACACTAGCAGCAGGAATATTGGTGGCAACCTCTAAAAGAATGATCTCCGTTTCAAAAGCAATGTTTGGAGACGCTAAAATCAATGATTATCCTAATGAAGCGATCAGGTCTGTAAGTTTTGTAACAGATCCGAGATCTCCCATTATTAAAATTCATCTTGACGAAAGAGTCGTAGAGTTTGAATGTTTCATGGATAAAGAAGATGCCGAAAAATTCTATAGTATTATAAGTCCTATTTATAATAATCTGATACAACAACCTCAGCAAGAGGTAAGTCCTGTAGACGCTAATACAAATGCAAATGCAAATGCAAATACAGCTGTAAACGCAACGTTGTCTCTTGAAATTATTGAAAAATTAGAGAAATTGGGCAAATTGAGAGAAAATGGCATCCTTACTGATACTGAGTTTACAGAACAAAAAAGAAAACTGTTGGCTCAATTAAAATAA
- a CDS encoding GNAT family N-acetyltransferase yields MKDKTEIVKSWLKGWCLSREVSFPVPYKSGFNVFVGDEKQKERYVFPDLNEDFYQLAQSIDEPWVYLKVSTSPDQFIGKIPKKWQLQAQGYLMTCFHPMIFPEISLAEGYHLELSEYNTTFVVRIVAENGEQASIGRVSLIDDVAVYDRIITEVNHQRKGLASFLLKELEKIALSKGFANNLLVATEEGKLLYKNLGWEVYALHSSIVIPGEDHSLL; encoded by the coding sequence ATGAAAGATAAAACAGAAATCGTAAAAAGTTGGCTTAAAGGATGGTGTTTATCAAGAGAAGTATCTTTTCCTGTTCCATATAAGTCTGGATTTAATGTATTTGTGGGCGATGAAAAACAAAAAGAACGCTATGTATTTCCTGACCTTAATGAAGACTTTTATCAGCTTGCCCAGTCAATTGACGAGCCCTGGGTTTATCTGAAAGTAAGTACCTCTCCTGATCAGTTTATAGGAAAAATTCCTAAAAAATGGCAACTACAGGCACAAGGATATTTGATGACTTGTTTTCATCCGATGATTTTCCCGGAAATCAGTCTGGCAGAAGGATATCATCTGGAATTGTCAGAATACAATACAACATTTGTTGTCAGAATTGTAGCCGAAAATGGGGAACAGGCTTCAATAGGACGTGTATCTTTAATAGATGATGTTGCTGTTTATGACAGGATCATTACCGAAGTAAACCATCAAAGAAAAGGGTTGGCGTCTTTTCTATTGAAAGAACTGGAGAAAATAGCCTTATCGAAAGGATTTGCTAATAATCTTTTGGTGGCTACAGAAGAAGGGAAGCTATTATATAAAAATTTAGGCTGGGAAGTATATGCTTTGCATTCCTCTATTGTCATTCCTGGAGAAGATCATTCTCTATTGTAA
- a CDS encoding leucine-rich repeat domain-containing protein, protein MKKKYVLLFTILFLNANAQMVPPPAPPAQQIEELKPSDDIKLYGINEIPDKIFAWNVKGLTVDCGSNFTKIPEKIGNLKELEGFSLKGGDVIKLPKEFGNLRNLKHLYINSNKLTEIQPEILRITNLEFLDFQSYKLDSFPEDIGKLINLKQLKISKRLFFGGAITNDNQVFKELVLPASIGKLTKLERLNLPSNRLKKLPAEIGNLENLKEIDLSNNLLENLPFSFSKLKNLKSISLTDNRFKTFPKELYEILNLEDVDLNRNGITLIPAGIEKLKKLRSLNLSNCSLSEQALSEIYKLESLVTLQLENNQLENIPPGIDKLKNLETLTIWGNNISPENIIKIKKMLPRTSVVEKEVYR, encoded by the coding sequence ATGAAAAAAAAATACGTACTTCTTTTTACCATACTATTTCTAAATGCCAATGCTCAGATGGTGCCACCGCCTGCGCCACCTGCACAACAAATAGAAGAATTGAAACCTTCAGATGATATAAAGCTATATGGCATCAATGAAATTCCAGACAAAATTTTTGCATGGAATGTTAAAGGGCTTACGGTAGACTGTGGATCCAATTTTACAAAAATTCCTGAGAAGATAGGAAACCTAAAGGAGCTAGAAGGATTTTCCTTAAAGGGCGGGGATGTGATTAAATTACCTAAAGAATTTGGAAATCTGCGGAACTTAAAGCATTTATATATTAATTCCAATAAGCTTACTGAGATTCAACCCGAAATTTTAAGAATAACAAATTTGGAATTTTTAGATTTTCAGAGCTATAAATTAGACAGTTTTCCTGAGGACATAGGGAAGCTAATTAATTTAAAGCAGTTAAAAATATCCAAAAGACTATTTTTTGGAGGAGCAATTACCAATGATAACCAGGTGTTTAAAGAGTTGGTTTTGCCGGCTTCAATAGGTAAACTAACTAAACTTGAGCGGCTAAACCTTCCCTCCAATAGGCTAAAAAAATTACCTGCTGAAATAGGAAATCTTGAAAATCTAAAAGAGATTGATTTATCAAATAATTTATTAGAAAACCTTCCTTTTTCTTTTTCAAAGCTTAAAAACCTGAAATCTATTTCATTAACAGATAACCGTTTTAAGACTTTTCCTAAAGAATTATATGAAATACTTAATTTGGAAGACGTAGATTTGAACAGAAATGGAATTACCTTAATTCCTGCAGGAATAGAAAAATTAAAAAAACTAAGATCCTTAAATCTATCAAATTGCAGCCTTTCGGAGCAAGCATTGTCAGAAATTTATAAATTAGAAAGCTTGGTGACGTTACAGTTGGAAAATAACCAATTAGAGAATATTCCGCCTGGAATAGATAAACTAAAAAACTTAGAGACACTAACAATTTGGGGAAATAACATATCTCCGGAAAATATTATAAAGATAAAGAAGATGTTACCTCGCACCTCAGTGGTGGAAAAAGAGGTTTATCGATAA
- a CDS encoding PH domain-containing protein yields the protein MRSRLDEIKEELEELDINPTIFARKEIHALPEILSADERIVYLVEGRQKTTQHHIILVATDRRLIFVDKEFMYGLTVEDYSYTKISSIQYETAVMLASIDIQVSDDLVEIDGVGKYEAKLFCEKVRDFMSRPKEYIQHKSEPTVLDQLEQLGRLKESGILSEEEFNEQKKKIMEKL from the coding sequence ATGAGATCAAGACTTGACGAAATAAAAGAAGAACTCGAAGAACTGGATATTAACCCTACTATTTTTGCTAGAAAAGAGATCCATGCTCTGCCAGAGATTCTTTCAGCAGATGAAAGAATTGTTTATCTTGTTGAAGGCAGACAGAAAACAACACAACATCATATCATCTTAGTCGCTACAGACAGAAGGTTGATCTTTGTAGATAAGGAATTTATGTATGGACTCACGGTAGAAGATTACTCCTATACTAAAATAAGTTCTATACAATATGAAACAGCTGTAATGCTGGCTTCCATAGATATTCAGGTTTCAGACGATCTGGTTGAAATTGACGGCGTTGGAAAATATGAAGCAAAACTTTTCTGCGAAAAGGTAAGAGATTTCATGTCTCGCCCTAAAGAATACATTCAGCATAAATCTGAACCTACTGTTTTAGATCAATTGGAGCAACTAGGAAGATTAAAAGAAAGCGGTATTTTGAGCGAAGAAGAATTCAATGAACAAAAGAAAAAAATTATGGAGAAATTATGA
- a CDS encoding YtxH domain-containing protein produces MGNKTKGLLALLGLGALAYWKYKNSSPEDQQAVKDKLNTAKDNFNKWGNDLKSKANDVASQVQTKVDEVKTKAEDSLN; encoded by the coding sequence ATGGGAAACAAAACAAAAGGTTTATTAGCTTTACTAGGATTGGGTGCTTTAGCTTATTGGAAATATAAAAATTCAAGTCCTGAAGATCAACAAGCCGTAAAGGATAAACTTAATACAGCAAAAGATAATTTTAACAAATGGGGAAATGACCTTAAGAGTAAAGCCAATGATGTTGCTTCCCAGGTTCAAACTAAAGTAGACGAGGTAAAAACAAAAGCCGAAGACTCTTTAAACTAA
- a CDS encoding isoaspartyl peptidase/L-asparaginase has product MKIIIHGGFFSESDQSHEIKTAKQNSLQEIAQKAFQYLQTHSAFDSVAYAVSLLEDDPLYNAGIGSQIQSDGVIRMSAAIMNGETQKLSGVINIQDVKNPIFVAKDLIGEDDRVLGGNGAKRYATEHGFENFSTEIPQRRREYEAKLNHGGKGTVGCVAIDKDGKLAVATSTGGKGFEIPGRISDSATVAGNYANAFCAVSCTGVGEDIVSNATATKIVTRVTDGMSLEMAFSKTFDELKTIDGFAGAIAIDKEGNVYHQDSYPTMVFASFDGENFDIFS; this is encoded by the coding sequence ATGAAAATCATTATCCACGGCGGTTTTTTCTCAGAAAGTGACCAAAGCCATGAAATAAAAACTGCGAAACAGAATTCTTTACAAGAAATTGCTCAAAAGGCATTTCAATATCTTCAGACACACTCTGCTTTTGATTCGGTAGCCTATGCCGTTTCTTTATTGGAAGATGATCCATTGTACAATGCAGGAATCGGTTCACAGATTCAAAGTGACGGTGTCATTCGGATGAGTGCTGCCATTATGAATGGTGAAACCCAAAAATTAAGTGGCGTTATCAATATTCAGGATGTTAAGAATCCCATTTTTGTAGCTAAAGACCTTATCGGTGAGGATGATAGGGTTTTGGGTGGAAATGGAGCAAAACGCTACGCAACAGAACATGGATTCGAAAACTTTTCTACGGAAATTCCACAAAGAAGAAGAGAATATGAAGCTAAACTTAATCATGGAGGTAAAGGTACGGTAGGCTGCGTAGCCATTGATAAAGATGGTAAGTTAGCCGTAGCGACCTCTACAGGAGGTAAAGGTTTTGAAATTCCGGGAAGAATTTCAGATTCTGCCACAGTGGCAGGAAATTATGCTAATGCATTTTGTGCAGTAAGCTGTACAGGTGTGGGTGAAGATATTGTAAGCAATGCTACTGCTACAAAAATTGTAACCCGTGTGACAGATGGAATGAGCCTTGAGATGGCTTTCAGTAAAACTTTTGATGAACTTAAAACTATTGACGGTTTTGCAGGTGCCATTGCCATAGACAAAGAGGGAAATGTTTATCATCAGGACTCTTATCCTACTATGGTTTTCGCTAGTTTTGACGGTGAAAATTTCGACATCTTTTCTTAA
- a CDS encoding cyanophycinase, producing MTKPVGKLIVIGGAVNKGSFAETDYDQNIEKNLNFFERGILRKIINESKYKEDSVIEVVTTASQIPQIVGAEYKKAFEFLGAKNVNILDIHNREEANSDAMVARANAADVMMFTGGDQLRLTSILGGTRFHDTILLKYQEQDFIYSGTSAGAAAASENMIYQGSSSEALLKGEIKTTQGLGLIDNVIIDTHFVQRGRIGRLFQAVVNNPRTLGIGLGEDTGLFIHNDVMTAVGSGLVILVDGRFIKDTNLTNINLGEPISIDNLTVHVMSMNDHYDLTTKALTIENSQFNPIPQDK from the coding sequence ATGACGAAACCTGTTGGAAAATTAATAGTTATCGGAGGAGCTGTAAACAAGGGAAGTTTTGCAGAAACCGATTATGATCAAAATATTGAGAAGAATCTTAATTTTTTTGAACGTGGAATTTTGCGAAAAATCATTAACGAATCAAAATATAAGGAGGATTCTGTCATTGAAGTGGTAACAACAGCCTCTCAAATTCCTCAGATCGTAGGTGCTGAATACAAAAAGGCTTTTGAGTTTCTGGGTGCTAAAAATGTGAATATTCTTGATATTCATAACCGTGAAGAAGCAAATTCTGATGCAATGGTAGCAAGAGCAAATGCTGCAGACGTTATGATGTTTACTGGAGGAGATCAACTTAGATTGACTTCTATTCTTGGCGGAACAAGATTTCATGATACCATTTTATTAAAATATCAGGAACAGGACTTTATTTATTCCGGAACTTCTGCCGGTGCTGCTGCTGCCTCTGAAAATATGATTTATCAAGGAAGTAGCTCCGAAGCACTATTAAAAGGAGAAATTAAAACAACACAAGGTTTAGGTTTAATTGATAATGTGATCATCGACACGCATTTTGTGCAGCGAGGCAGAATAGGACGTCTTTTCCAGGCAGTGGTAAATAACCCCAGAACTTTAGGAATTGGGCTTGGGGAAGATACAGGGCTTTTCATTCATAATGATGTTATGACTGCAGTAGGTTCAGGACTTGTAATTCTGGTAGACGGAAGATTCATTAAAGATACCAACCTTACCAATATTAACCTTGGAGAACCTATCTCTATTGACAATTTAACGGTGCATGTCATGTCTATGAATGATCATTACGATCTTACGACTAAGGCTCTGACCATTGAAAACTCTCAGTTTAATCCTATTCCACAGGATAAATAA